A section of the Acropora muricata isolate sample 2 chromosome 4, ASM3666990v1, whole genome shotgun sequence genome encodes:
- the LOC136914845 gene encoding protogenin-like, whose amino-acid sequence MFFSLVIALWMTYGVVGPTAGRYYIPPYFIHEPSDTVVRRNEPVALNCVVGGSSASNNIVWKKDGRPIDTNEDVRRKIAPNGTLLFNKILDIKDAKPYVGEYQCFASSRAGRVASRKVRLDVADISSKFLYEPQNTTTWIGSVAQFSCQIRNALPPATIEWRKNGMLLSSNERVLIFDRGVLQIKETTKSDEGEYSCTARNVVHARLSQSASLFFETGVNLEGKRLKFLGTPHNVTVVQGDETVLDCAATGVPTPVVTWKKLTGNPRVFDDSPGISNLEFVNVTENDGGEFKCEASSGGITISKTVWLIVRAPPRFTKIPDELTLVTDGDALLTCEVTGSPPPSLFWLKNGNKVIPSETTKVTDYTGGTSLKLVNPDSKDGGIFQCFAENQLGNIQTIAAVIIHRSSNQPGPPTNLVAVALSSSSIVLSWSPPTPGNFTIQGYVVHYQRQGGSEEQQILDNKTHFEFKNLYGFINYTFFVRAYGDLFGRQSKSVTQRTQEGIPSWPPEIVNVTSLTPDSLDLAWKPPPKLSQNGVIVKYSIEWRQEGRRGWQASTTEVPGHFLHKTINGLAMGKTYIIKVCAGTAKGWGKWSQPVTAKVLNRENNVISAPSLWIGHQNATALQVRLLPPRYGKELVKDYRLFYVRLKSSETEQGPLIIEKHHKEYLLTGLRPGAEYLIKVMAWDGQRLGQPGAVYATTSQDPYGEVDGNHKILAPPPRPINLQCAVESPTSLLLTWESPISSALRTSYYTVKYHLKRSRNPQQKTLTVETKSIILNGLRSEKVYDIFVQSHYKTKTSRFQSEHSTAQIDCSITLPGPSSPPRNVNFKYESHDSIEVTWEKPTETNGQLISYEIYFTNNSTLPDSEWSVRRMLTGFIGHNSEKMYRRLWRLKLDTPFYFKIRAENEKGYGPFCKTIEVRPPIWMPRVNVSYTIISPKVVQLSWACPNNFNSAAVKRFTILITNNKNDPEGSWEKLSFVPSKKCSMVVTKTIAVSQYKVHFMKVRAEYGEKTPGKWSNLIEISTGNQSTAALRVQEPNDDPRFNIKLGIIIGCAIAAFCLVILGLFIIWRNPCRQPHMGQGKEMAPTNDLSSPLNGFLPCHQQVIASGKTDNSLSTEETSAGSGASQCRCTCGAASQLPLGNSVVQANSKLPGSSDSTSPLTRVFFSTTSKGAGEENIGSQDYRNKADGLYPASSSSDVSVEMHRDKTVTTSGRHKHCVSVDV is encoded by the exons ATGTTCTTCTCTTTGGTTATAGCATTGTGGATGACCTATGGCGTTGTGG GCCCAACTGCAGGAAGGTACTACATTCCTCCTTATTTTATCCACGAACCCTCTGACACAGTTGTTCGGAGAAATGAACCCGTAGCGTTAAACTGCGTTGTGGGGGGTTCTTCAGCGTCAAATAATATAGTATGGAAAAAGGACGGAAGGCCAATCGATACAAACGAAGACGTCCGAAGAAAAATAGCACCAAATGGAACATTACTCTTCAACAAAATCCTCGACATCAAGGATGCAAAACCTTATGTTGGGGAATATCAGTGTTTCGCTTCAAGTCGAGCTGGCAGAGTAGCTAGTCGTAAAGTGCGTTTGGATGTTGCTG ATATATCCAGTAAATTCCTGTATGAACCCCAAAATACAACAACATGGATTGGTTCAGTTGCTCAATTTTCATGTCAGATTCGTAATGCTCTTCCCCCTGCCACAATAGAATGGAGAAAGAATGGAATGCTTCTGAGTTCTAATGAGAGGGTGTTAATTTTTGACCGTGGGGTGCTGCAAATTAAGGAAACAACGAAGTCAGATGAAGGCGAATATAGCTGTACTGCAAGGAATGTTGTGCATGCAAGATTGAGCCAAAGTGCTAGCCTTTTCTTTGAAACAG GGGTGAACCTAGAGGGAAAAAGACTGAAGTTCCTTGGTACTCCTCACAATGTCACAGTTGTTCAAGGAGATGAAACAGTATTGGACTGTGCTGCTACAGGCGTTCCCACTCCAGTTGTAACATGGAAGAAATTAACTGGGAATCCGAGGGTTTTTGATGACTCACCTGGAATTAGCAACCTAGAATTTGTCAATGTAACTGAAAATGATGGAGGGGAATTCAAGTGTGAAGCAAGCTCTGGTGGGATAACCATTTCTAAGACTGTCTGGCTTATTGTTAGAG CACCTCCTCGATTTACAAAGATCCCCGATGAACTGACTTTAGTAACAGATGGAGATGCTCTACTTACTTGCGAAGTCACAGGTTCTCCTCCACCTTCATTATTTTggttgaaaaatggcaataagGTGATCCCAAGTGAAACAACAAAAGTGACAGATTATACTGGGGGAACATCCTTGAAATTAGTCAACCCAGACTCTAAAGATGGTGGAATCTTTCAGTGCTTTGCAGAAAACCAGCTTGGTAACATTCAGACCATAGCAGCCGTCATAATTCATCGTTCAA GTAATCAGCCAGGACCCCCTACCAATTTGGTGGCTGTGGCATTATCTTCATCATCCATTGTCTTGAGCTGGAGTCCTCCCACTCCAGGAAACTTTACGATACAAGGTTATGTTGTCCATTATCAAAGACAAGGTGGTAGTGAAGAGCAGCAGATTCTCGACAATAAGACACACTTTGAATTTAAAAATCTTTATGGCTTCATAAATTACACATTTTTTGTAAGAGCGTATGGAGATCTCTTTGGAAGACAGTCCAAATCAGTTACTCAAAGAACACAAGAAGGAA TTCCTTCATGGCCTCCTGAGATTGTGAATGTCACCAGTTTAACACCAGAC AGCCTTGATCTAGCATGGAAACCACCACCAAAACTTAGCCAAAATGGGGTCATAGTCAAGTATAGTATTGAATGGAGACAAGAGGGAAGGAGAGGCTGGCAAGCTTCAACCACTGAAGTGCCAGGTCATTTTCTCCACAAAACAATCAATGGGTTAGCAATGGGAAAAACCTACATTATCAAAGTGTGTGCAGGAACTGCCAAAGGCTGGGGAAAGTGGAGTCAACCAGTGACGGCAAAGGTCCTTAATCGTGAAAATAATG TGATCAGTGCTCCATCTTTGTGGATAGGACACCAAAATGCAACTGCATTGCAAGTGAGGTTGCTTCCACCCCGGTATGGCAAGGAATTGGTGAAAGATTACCGCTTGTTTTATGTCCgacttaagagcagtgaaacaGAGCAGGGCCCCCTCATCATAGAAAAACACCACAAAGAATATCTCTTGACAGGGTTGC GTCCTGGGGCTGAGTATCTCATTAAAGTGATGGCTTGGGATGGTCAAAGACTGGGTCAGCCTGGAGCAGTTTATGCTACAACCAGCCAAG ATCCATATGGTGAGGTTGATGGAAATCACAAAATCTTGGCACCTCCCCCACGACCTATTAATTTGCAATGTGCTGTGGAGAGTCCAACATCTCTCCTGCTGACATGGGAAAGTCCAATATCATCTGCACTTAGGACTTCTTACTATACAGTCAAATATCACCTGAAACGTAGCCGAAATCCTCAGCAAAAGACACTGACAGTGGAAACAAAAAGCATAATTCTCAATGGTCTTAGGTCTGAAAAAGTGTATGACATCTTTGTTCAGTCTCATTATAAGACGAAGACCTCCAGGTTTCAAAGTGAACACAGTACCGCACAAATAGACTGTTctattactcttcctg GACCCAGTTCTCCACCAAGGaatgttaattttaaatatGAGAGTCACGACTCTATTGAAGTCACCTGGGAAAAGCCCACAGAAACCAATGGCCAACTTATAAGTTATGAAATTTACTTCACAAACAACAGCACATTGCCAGATTCAGAGTGGTCAGTACGACGTATGCTTACAGGATTTATTGGCCACAATAGTGAGAAAATGTACAGACGATTATGGCGACTTAAACTTGACACACCATTTTACTTCAAGATCCGTGCAGAAAATGAAAAGGGATATGGTCCATTTTGCAAAACAATTGAAGTTAGACCTCCCATCTGGATGCCAAGAGTTAATGTCTCATACACTATTATTTCGCCAAAAGTTGTGCAGCTGTCATGGGCATGTCCCAATAATTTCAATTCTGCAGCTGTAAAACGCTTTACCATTTTaattacaaacaacaaaaatgatccagaaggTTCATGGGAGAAGTTAAGCTTTGTGCCTTCCAAGAAGTGTTCCATGGTTGTGACCAAAACAATTGCTGTAAGCCAGTACAAGGTACATTTTATGAAAGTCCGTGCTGAGTATGGTGAAAAAACTCCTGGAAAGTGGTCAAACCTTATTGAGATTTCTACAG GAAATCAGTCCACGGCAGCTCTGAGGGTACAAGAGCCAAATGATGATCCAAGGTTTAACATCAAGCTAGGAATCATCATTGGTTGTGCAATTGCTGCGTTTTGCCTTGTCATCCTGGGTCTGTTTATCATTTGGAGAAATCCATGCAG acaACCACACATGGGCCAGGGGAAAGAAATGGCACCCACAAATGACCTCTCATCACCTCTGAATGGCTTCCTTCCTTGTCATCAGCAAGTTATTGCATCTGGAAAAACTGACAACAGCCTGTCAACAGAGGAAACTTCTGCAGGTTCAGGAGCCAGTCAGTGTAGATGTACTTGCGGTG CTGCATCACAACTGCCTTTAGGAAACTCAGTG
- the LOC136914867 gene encoding octopamine receptor beta-2R-like: protein MWTWIWVIGWCLSFLTIIGNGAIITLVSSKRQLRTKTNAFLISLAVADFFVGVFTVPLLHFCTATNTCKNSLHPKLPELTWFNITRWIFSYASIVNLCCLVLDRYVAVVKPLRYLSFMTRRRVICMLSLAWVIAVAPLSLPIASLVSSNPVFMMKIFSVIVAIVFEFFPCVLQVFCVGSMVCIAFKHKRSERALEKQLRYNHRVVFKTQDINTVKVTAFVAGCALASYIILIRCSVIVFYDSTKDCGDFNYKIPVLVLNSALNPLTYALLKSDIKKVLKGISRSLFEANQLNNSTTRNVMVEGRFSRVKIKPAFETPSTLKVSSVVNCKY, encoded by the coding sequence ATGTGGACCTGGATTTGGGTGATCGGCTGGTGTCTCTCTTTTCTGACAATCATTGGGAATGGAGCTATCATCACTCTAGTGTCCAGCAAACGACAGCTTCGAACAAAAACCAACGCTTTCCTCATCTCCCTAGCGGTGGCGGATTTTTTCGTTGGAGTTTTTACAGTCCctcttttgcatttttgcaCTGCTACAAACACCTGCAAAAACAGTCTTCATCCTAAATTACCTGAGCTTACTTGGTTTAACATTACAAGATGGATATTCAGTTACGCGTCCATAGTTAACTTGTGCTGTTTGGTGCTGGATCGTTATGTTGCCGTTGTCAAGCCCCTTAGATATTTGAGCTTTATGACTCGTCGTCGTGTTATTTGCATGCTTTCCTTGGCTTGGGTCATCGCAGTTGCGCCATTAAGTTTGCCAATTGCGTCTCTTGTTTCCTCCAACCCTGTCTTCATGATGAAAATTTTTAGTGTTATCGTTGCTATCGTCTTCGAGTTTTTTCCATGTGTTTTGCAAGTATTTTGTGTTGGATCCATGGTGTGCATTGCATTCAAACATAAAAGATCTGAACGTGCATTAGAAAAACAGTTACGTTATAATCACAGAGTTGTATTTAAGACTCAAGACATAAATACGGTGAAAGTAACAGCATTTGTTGCTGGCTGTGCTCTCGCTTCCTACATCATACTCATAAGGTGTTCTGTTATAGTTTTTTATGATTCCACCAAAGACTGTGGTGATTTCAATTACAAGATACCAGTTTTAGTTTTAAATTCAGCTTTAAATCCTTTGACATACGCATTATTGAAAAGCGACATAAAGAAAGTGTTAAAAGGAATTTCAAGGTCACTTTTCGAAGCGAATCAATTAAACAACTCAACAACTCGCAATGTGATGGTTGAAGGGCGTTTCAGTAGAGTCAAGATTAAGCCAGCTTTCGAAACACCGTCAACTTTAAAGGTTTCTTCAGTTGTAAATTGTAAGTATTAA